One genomic region from Evansella sp. LMS18 encodes:
- a CDS encoding lactate racemase domain-containing protein, giving the protein MYQTFEFIEVEQKFQNNKLSSIKETIEREVRNNPAVNSLPANAEIAITAGSRGISNIPEILREIVNTTREQGFRPFLVPAMGSHGGATAEGQLKVLEHLGITEETMGAEIRSSMEVELISHTEAGVPVYMDKNAYGADGIIVVNRVKAHTAFHGRVESGLSKMVTIGLGKIRGASFVHVNGANQMAENIESVCESALRNSPILMGLAIVENGYDQTADIVGVTPGEWFEREAELLMKSKKLMPRLPVDKVDVLIIEEMGKVFSGTGMDPNIIGRMRIDGVEEPEFPDIKRIAVLDLAEKSFGNAQGVGLADFTTQKLVDKVDRKATYTNALTSTFLRRAMLPFIYETEMEAVETACSSLGPDVNLETLKIIQIPNTLHLDKLFITKPVLEEMEKSDIDFEAGETFTVDYTNKLELARRLTHD; this is encoded by the coding sequence ATGTACCAGACGTTTGAATTTATTGAGGTCGAGCAAAAGTTTCAGAATAATAAATTAAGCAGCATTAAAGAGACAATTGAAAGGGAGGTAAGGAATAATCCTGCTGTAAATTCGCTCCCTGCGAACGCTGAAATAGCAATAACGGCCGGAAGCAGAGGAATATCAAATATTCCTGAAATTCTCCGGGAAATCGTTAACACAACAAGGGAACAGGGATTCAGGCCGTTTTTGGTTCCGGCTATGGGAAGCCATGGAGGCGCAACAGCAGAGGGGCAGTTGAAAGTGCTGGAACACCTTGGGATAACAGAAGAAACGATGGGGGCTGAGATTCGCTCTTCTATGGAGGTTGAGCTGATTTCGCATACGGAAGCCGGAGTGCCTGTTTACATGGATAAGAATGCTTACGGTGCTGACGGGATAATCGTTGTCAATCGGGTAAAAGCTCATACTGCTTTTCATGGGAGAGTGGAGAGCGGGTTAAGCAAGATGGTAACTATCGGATTAGGGAAAATCAGAGGGGCATCATTTGTACATGTAAACGGAGCAAATCAAATGGCTGAGAATATTGAAAGTGTCTGCGAATCCGCTCTTCGGAATTCCCCGATATTAATGGGTCTGGCAATAGTGGAAAATGGATATGACCAGACTGCGGATATCGTGGGCGTTACACCTGGTGAATGGTTTGAAAGAGAAGCTGAACTGCTGATGAAATCGAAAAAATTAATGCCAAGGCTGCCTGTAGATAAAGTCGATGTCTTAATAATAGAAGAAATGGGCAAGGTTTTCAGCGGTACAGGAATGGATCCTAACATTATTGGAAGAATGAGGATTGATGGAGTAGAAGAACCGGAATTTCCCGATATTAAAAGGATTGCCGTGCTTGACCTGGCTGAAAAGTCATTTGGCAATGCACAGGGGGTAGGGTTAGCTGACTTCACCACCCAGAAGTTAGTGGATAAAGTGGATCGAAAAGCAACGTATACGAATGCGCTGACAAGTACTTTTCTTAGAAGGGCTATGCTTCCATTTATTTACGAGACTGAAATGGAAGCGGTTGAAACAGCATGCAGCAGTTTAGGTCCTGACGTCAATTTGGAAACCTTAAAAATTATCCAGATACCTAACACCCTCCATTTAGACAAGCTTTTTATAACAAAACCAGTATTAGAGGAAATGGAAAAGTCTGATATTGACTTTGAAGCAGGAGAAACATTTACAGTTGACTACACCAATAAGCTTGAGCTTGCAAGAAGGCTTACCCACGACTAA
- a CDS encoding aspartate/glutamate racemase family protein: MKAAMIHAMTSSVRPVERAFGKISPETKLVHFMDTELLSLLQSEKSITPQIIRRFSRLVESAAESDADCIQLTCSAFNELTSVLQPLSDVKIFRSDEAMLDTALNYERIGIVSTVNETPPVLINYLREKKKSVNVQTLINTEALQRLFHGNQEAHDKLVTNMVYELEGETEVIILSQYSQAHIAEQLSVSVPVLTGPDASVKRCLEYMEART; the protein is encoded by the coding sequence GTGAAAGCAGCGATGATTCATGCAATGACATCTTCTGTTCGTCCTGTGGAGAGAGCATTTGGAAAGATATCACCGGAAACTAAGCTGGTCCATTTCATGGATACTGAATTATTAAGTCTGCTGCAGAGTGAAAAATCGATCACTCCCCAGATAATCAGACGGTTTTCCCGGCTCGTTGAGTCAGCCGCGGAGAGCGATGCTGACTGTATACAGCTGACCTGTTCGGCTTTTAATGAGCTTACCTCAGTTTTGCAGCCCCTTTCAGATGTGAAAATATTCAGATCGGACGAAGCAATGCTGGATACTGCTTTAAATTACGAGAGAATAGGTATAGTCTCCACGGTTAATGAAACACCTCCTGTACTAATAAACTATCTTAGGGAGAAGAAGAAGAGTGTTAACGTGCAAACGCTAATAAACACAGAGGCTCTCCAGCGCCTGTTTCATGGTAATCAGGAAGCGCATGATAAACTCGTTACAAATATGGTATATGAGCTTGAGGGTGAGACTGAAGTAATAATTCTTTCCCAATACAGCCAGGCTCATATAGCCGAACAGCTAAGTGTTTCTGTTCCTGTGCTCACAGGGCCTGATGCGAGTGTTAAGCGATGCCTTGAATATATGGAGGCACGTACTTAA